The proteins below are encoded in one region of Microbispora sp. NBC_01189:
- a CDS encoding cellulase family glycosylhydrolase produces the protein MNLRLLHRARLWVSMVAGALAVLLPVGVLTAVNAQAAAGCRVAYAVTSQWPGGFTADVGITNLGDPINGWKLTWTFPSGQQVTQPWNSTITSSGAQVTAVNVSWNAAIATNATVSFGFNGSWSSANTAPSVFTLNGVACTGNVGSPSPSPSPSPSPSRSPSPSPSASPSRSPSPSPSPSASPSPSPSPSPSASPQPGDAMARVAAMQPGWNLGNTFDAIPDETSWGNPPTTQAMLHYVRSQGYNSIRIPITWSNHHGPAPDYTLDAAWLSRVRQVIDWSLAEGFYVMINLHHDSWQWINGYPGDRTTVLNRYNALWRQLAGTFRDYSQKLVFESINEPQFTGTSGDSESDQVLNELNTAFVRQVRASGGGNTTRLLVLPTLYTSSEQARLDALTGTFNQLRDPNLAATVHFYGWWPFSANIAGGTRYDSNVESDLVGGFDRVYNTFVSRGIPVIIGEWALLAYDYTRPGIIERGEFLKYIEAVGYNARIRKLTTMLWDAGSFLERNELRWRDQGIYEMMKASWTVRSGTASSDQVYLPRSGTITARSLTLNLNGTSFQGLRQGSTNLANGTDYTVSGTTLTLTAAALTRLAGNRAYGVNATIEARFSQGAPWQISIITSDPPTQAAATGTTSSFSIPTQFRGDQLATMEAKYADGSAAGPANWTSYKEFWASFQPDYTANTITLKPEFFAEVNDGRVTLTFHFWSGTKITYYITKSGTKVTGSTT, from the coding sequence TTGAATCTGCGGCTCTTACACAGAGCGCGGCTGTGGGTGAGCATGGTCGCCGGCGCCCTGGCCGTACTGCTGCCGGTGGGGGTGCTGACGGCCGTCAACGCCCAGGCGGCCGCGGGCTGCCGTGTGGCGTACGCGGTCACCTCTCAGTGGCCGGGCGGTTTCACCGCCGACGTGGGCATCACCAATCTCGGTGATCCGATCAACGGATGGAAGCTCACCTGGACGTTCCCCTCGGGGCAGCAGGTCACCCAGCCGTGGAACAGCACGATCACCTCGTCGGGCGCGCAGGTCACCGCCGTCAACGTGAGCTGGAACGCGGCCATCGCGACCAATGCGACGGTCTCCTTCGGCTTCAACGGGTCGTGGTCGAGCGCCAACACCGCGCCGAGCGTCTTCACGCTCAACGGCGTCGCGTGCACCGGGAACGTCGGCTCGCCGTCACCGAGCCCTTCGCCGTCGCCCAGCCCGTCGCGATCCCCCAGCCCCTCGCCGTCGGCGAGCCCGTCGCGATCCCCCTCGCCGTCTCCCTCGCCTTCGGCGTCGCCCAGCCCGTCGCCGTCTCCCTCGCCGTCGGCGTCTCCGCAGCCGGGCGACGCGATGGCCAGGGTGGCCGCCATGCAGCCCGGCTGGAACCTCGGCAACACCTTCGACGCGATCCCCGACGAGACATCATGGGGCAACCCGCCGACGACCCAGGCCATGCTGCACTACGTGCGGTCCCAGGGATACAACAGCATCCGGATCCCGATCACCTGGAGCAACCACCACGGCCCGGCGCCGGACTACACCCTCGACGCCGCCTGGCTGAGCCGCGTCCGCCAGGTGATCGACTGGTCCCTCGCCGAGGGCTTCTACGTGATGATCAACCTGCATCACGACTCCTGGCAGTGGATCAACGGGTACCCCGGCGACCGTACAACCGTGCTGAACCGGTACAACGCGCTGTGGCGGCAGCTCGCCGGCACGTTCCGTGACTACTCGCAGAAGCTGGTGTTCGAGAGCATCAACGAGCCGCAGTTCACCGGCACCTCGGGTGACAGCGAGAGCGACCAGGTGCTGAACGAGCTCAACACCGCGTTCGTCCGCCAGGTGCGCGCGTCCGGCGGCGGCAACACCACCCGGCTGCTCGTGCTGCCCACCCTCTACACCAGCTCCGAGCAGGCCCGGCTGGACGCGTTGACGGGCACCTTCAACCAGCTGCGCGACCCCAACCTCGCCGCGACGGTGCACTTCTACGGGTGGTGGCCGTTCAGCGCCAACATCGCCGGCGGCACCCGCTACGACAGCAACGTCGAAAGCGACCTGGTCGGCGGCTTCGACCGGGTGTACAACACGTTCGTGTCCCGCGGGATCCCCGTGATCATCGGAGAGTGGGCGCTGCTCGCCTACGACTACACCCGGCCCGGCATCATCGAACGCGGCGAGTTCCTGAAGTACATCGAGGCCGTCGGCTACAACGCCCGCATCCGCAAGCTCACCACCATGCTCTGGGACGCGGGCTCGTTCCTGGAGCGCAACGAGCTGCGATGGCGCGACCAGGGCATCTACGAGATGATGAAGGCCAGCTGGACCGTGAGATCCGGTACGGCCTCCTCCGACCAAGTGTATCTCCCGCGCAGCGGCACGATCACCGCCAGGTCGCTCACGCTCAACCTCAACGGCACCTCGTTCCAGGGCCTGCGGCAGGGCAGCACCAACCTCGCGAACGGCACGGACTACACCGTGTCCGGCACCACGCTGACGCTCACCGCGGCCGCCCTCACCCGGCTGGCCGGCAACCGAGCCTACGGCGTGAACGCCACCATCGAGGCCCGCTTCTCCCAGGGCGCGCCCTGGCAGATCAGCATCATCACCTCCGACCCGCCGACCCAGGCCGCCGCCACCGGCACGACCTCCTCGTTCTCCATCCCCACCCAGTTCCGCGGCGACCAGCTCGCCACGATGGAGGCCAAGTACGCCGACGGCAGCGCCGCCGGACCGGCCAACTGGACCTCGTACAAGGAGTTCTGGGCGAGCTTCCAGCCCGACTACACCGCGAACACGATCACCCTGAAACCCGAGTTCTTCGCCGAGGTCAACGACGGCCGCGTCACCCTCACCTTCCACTTCTGGAGTGGAACGAAGATCACCTACTACATCACCAAGTCCGGCACCAAGGTGACCGGCAGCACCACCTGA
- a CDS encoding cellulose binding domain-containing protein, whose product MALAGAVLTSPGTVAQAATPAVEVTVNAREGLGTVPGTAYGLNQAVWDGNMNTPASVDLLGKAGVRMMRYPGGSYGDGFHWKTSTVSGGGYVAPGTDFDSFMGTVKAIDAQAILIANYGSGTAQEAADWVKYANVTKGYGVKYWEIGNEIFGNGHYGADWELDYHESKSPATYANNVVEYARAMKAVDPTIKIGAVVTDPGNWPDGVVGDGDTAAWNQTVLSIAGPYIDFAIMHYYPNHTTAADVLQQVRLLPGELEQVRRQIDQYAGRNGPNIGIALTETSSNYQSDTQVGGLFTADVYFAALENGVFTVDYWDTRNGMGDVTTAPDGTTSYGDGGLLSSGNCNGDNVCEPPLNTPFAPYYALQMLSRVALPGDTLVRAASDNRLVTVHAARNADGGLSVELVNQDPGNAYTVHLAYDGWTPSNATPTVHTLGSGYTAIATSTQGTASTQVVPPYSIVTLKLTPSATNPVSTTLTAPGGPVASDVTAGTATISWRPSTGGAVTRYAVYRQFGTNSVLLGESTSTSFTARNLVPGTSYTLNVLATDQKGYLSMPSTPVTFVTGTPRDSTCAVTYTLATGWGSGFVANISVTNTGPTPITGWTLAFSFPATTESVSDSTWNGTFSANGTHVVVTPVSSNTYLAPNAGNTVSLGFVGNQTGANPPPASFTLNGTVCSTTYSY is encoded by the coding sequence GTGGCACTCGCCGGTGCCGTCCTCACCAGCCCGGGCACCGTGGCCCAGGCGGCGACCCCGGCCGTCGAGGTCACCGTCAACGCCCGTGAGGGCCTCGGCACCGTGCCCGGCACCGCGTACGGCCTCAACCAGGCGGTGTGGGATGGAAACATGAACACCCCGGCGTCGGTGGACCTTCTCGGCAAGGCCGGCGTGCGGATGATGCGGTATCCCGGCGGCTCGTACGGAGACGGCTTCCACTGGAAGACCAGCACCGTCTCCGGCGGCGGGTACGTCGCGCCGGGGACCGACTTCGACTCCTTCATGGGCACGGTCAAGGCCATCGACGCACAGGCGATCCTCATCGCGAACTACGGCTCCGGCACGGCCCAGGAGGCCGCCGACTGGGTGAAGTACGCCAACGTCACCAAGGGGTACGGCGTCAAGTACTGGGAGATCGGCAACGAGATCTTCGGCAACGGTCACTACGGCGCCGACTGGGAGCTCGACTACCACGAAAGCAAGAGCCCGGCCACGTACGCGAACAACGTGGTGGAGTACGCCCGGGCGATGAAGGCGGTCGATCCCACGATCAAGATCGGGGCCGTGGTCACCGATCCGGGAAACTGGCCCGACGGCGTCGTCGGAGACGGGGACACCGCCGCCTGGAACCAGACGGTGCTGTCGATCGCGGGACCGTACATCGATTTCGCGATCATGCATTACTACCCGAACCACACCACCGCCGCGGACGTCCTCCAGCAGGTGCGGCTGCTCCCCGGCGAGCTGGAGCAGGTGCGGCGGCAGATCGACCAGTACGCCGGCCGGAACGGCCCCAACATCGGCATCGCGCTGACCGAGACCTCCTCCAACTACCAGTCGGACACCCAGGTCGGCGGCCTGTTCACCGCGGACGTCTACTTCGCCGCGCTGGAGAACGGCGTCTTCACGGTGGACTACTGGGACACCCGCAACGGCATGGGCGATGTCACCACCGCGCCCGACGGGACGACGTCGTACGGTGACGGAGGCCTGCTGTCGAGCGGCAACTGCAACGGCGACAACGTCTGCGAACCACCGCTGAACACGCCGTTCGCGCCCTACTACGCGCTGCAGATGCTCAGCAGGGTGGCGCTGCCCGGTGACACGCTGGTCAGGGCCGCCTCCGACAACCGGCTCGTCACCGTGCACGCGGCCCGGAACGCCGACGGCGGCCTCAGCGTCGAACTGGTCAACCAGGACCCCGGCAACGCCTACACCGTCCACCTCGCCTACGACGGCTGGACCCCGAGCAACGCCACGCCGACCGTCCACACGCTCGGCTCCGGGTACACCGCGATCGCCACATCCACGCAGGGCACCGCGAGCACGCAGGTCGTCCCGCCGTACTCGATCGTGACGCTCAAGCTCACGCCGTCGGCCACCAACCCGGTCAGCACCACGCTGACCGCGCCCGGCGGCCCGGTGGCGAGCGACGTCACCGCCGGCACCGCGACCATCTCCTGGCGGCCGTCCACCGGCGGCGCCGTCACCCGCTACGCCGTCTACCGGCAGTTCGGCACCAACAGCGTGCTGCTCGGTGAGTCGACCTCGACCTCGTTCACCGCACGGAACCTGGTCCCCGGCACCTCCTACACGCTGAACGTGCTCGCCACCGACCAGAAGGGCTATCTCTCGATGCCCTCGACGCCGGTCACCTTCGTCACGGGGACGCCGCGCGACAGCACCTGCGCCGTCACCTACACCCTCGCGACGGGCTGGGGCAGCGGTTTCGTGGCGAACATCAGCGTCACCAACACCGGTCCCACCCCCATCACTGGGTGGACACTGGCGTTCAGTTTCCCGGCCACGACCGAATCGGTCTCCGACAGCACCTGGAACGGCACCTTCTCGGCGAACGGCACCCACGTGGTCGTCACCCCGGTCAGCTCGAACACCTATCTCGCTCCGAACGCCGGCAACACCGTCAGCCTCGGGTTCGTCGGCAACCAGACCGGCGCCAACCCGCCGCCCGCCTCCTTCACCCTGAACGGCACCGTCTGCTCCACGACCTACTCGTACTGA
- a CDS encoding alpha-L-fucosidase produces the protein MPPSTLSRLHRRTALAGTALLAGALLTAPSLSGTATAAPSVYEPTWASVDQHPAAPEWFQDAKFGVYWHWGAFATPEYGTEWYPRTMYLNGSSENNHHKSVYGDPSVWPYHNFIDGARDKAGNWVQFTPKLKSAGGNFDPAEFAQLVSDSGAKFAGPVAEHHDGFSMWNSQVNEWNSVARGPKLDLVGLFADAIRAKNLKFMVSMHHLYNFTGYYDHVPTQPTTTLKKLYGQLPNAQEQQLWYDKLKEVVDRYRPDMIWQDGGLYLVDEAKRLNFLSYYYNQANSWGKEVVAAYKDGFNTNGEVYDYERGGPADIRSPSWLTDDSVSNPSWSYTPTLTYYSSAALVHALIDRVSKNGDMLLNISPRADGSIPQTQKDLMNAIGGYLKRNGESIYATRAWTTYGEGPTKMGGGSFVEPRAGTAQDIRYTRSKDNTVLYATVLGWPGSTLNLASLATGKMDLSNLSKAELIGNTAGTYVNLPTRTQDSSGLHITLPSQPYSALAYVVKLTFTGPMKSSPSTTTGALRDVNSGRCLDVANVSQTNGAQTQIWDCNGGVNQQWATTGASELRVYGNKCLDVNGGGTADGTSVIIWDCNGQNNQKWRLNSDGTITAVGANKCLDVSAFGTANGTKVQIWSCTGANNQKWTRS, from the coding sequence ATGCCCCCCTCGACGCTGTCCCGGCTGCACCGGCGAACCGCTCTCGCCGGTACCGCCCTGCTCGCCGGAGCCCTGCTCACCGCTCCGTCCCTGAGCGGCACGGCCACGGCCGCCCCCTCCGTCTACGAGCCGACCTGGGCGTCGGTCGACCAGCACCCGGCCGCCCCGGAGTGGTTCCAGGACGCCAAGTTCGGCGTCTACTGGCACTGGGGCGCCTTCGCCACGCCGGAGTACGGCACCGAGTGGTACCCCCGCACGATGTACCTCAACGGCTCCAGCGAGAACAACCACCACAAGAGCGTCTACGGCGACCCCTCGGTGTGGCCGTACCACAACTTCATCGACGGCGCGCGAGACAAGGCGGGCAACTGGGTGCAGTTCACGCCCAAGCTCAAGTCCGCCGGCGGCAACTTCGACCCCGCCGAGTTCGCGCAACTGGTCTCCGACTCCGGCGCGAAGTTCGCCGGTCCCGTGGCCGAGCACCATGACGGCTTCTCCATGTGGAACAGCCAGGTGAACGAGTGGAACTCGGTCGCCCGCGGGCCGAAGCTCGACCTGGTCGGCCTGTTCGCCGACGCGATCCGCGCCAAGAACCTGAAGTTCATGGTCTCGATGCACCACCTGTACAACTTCACCGGCTACTACGACCACGTGCCCACCCAGCCGACCACCACGCTGAAGAAGCTGTATGGGCAGCTCCCCAACGCCCAGGAGCAGCAGCTCTGGTACGACAAGCTGAAGGAGGTCGTCGACAGGTACCGGCCGGACATGATCTGGCAGGACGGCGGCCTCTACCTCGTCGACGAGGCCAAGCGGCTCAACTTCCTGTCGTACTACTACAACCAGGCCAACTCGTGGGGTAAGGAGGTCGTCGCGGCGTACAAGGACGGCTTCAACACCAACGGTGAGGTGTACGACTACGAGCGCGGCGGCCCCGCCGACATTCGCTCCCCCTCCTGGCTGACCGACGACTCCGTCAGCAACCCCTCGTGGTCCTACACCCCGACACTCACGTACTACAGCTCGGCCGCGCTGGTCCACGCGCTGATCGACCGGGTGAGCAAGAACGGCGACATGCTGCTCAACATCTCGCCCAGGGCCGACGGCTCGATACCGCAGACGCAGAAGGACCTGATGAACGCCATCGGCGGCTACCTGAAGCGCAACGGCGAGTCGATCTACGCCACCCGCGCCTGGACCACCTACGGCGAAGGCCCCACCAAGATGGGCGGCGGCAGCTTCGTCGAACCTCGGGCCGGCACGGCACAGGACATCCGCTACACCCGCAGCAAGGACAACACCGTCCTGTACGCGACCGTGCTCGGCTGGCCGGGCTCGACGCTCAACCTCGCCTCGCTGGCCACCGGGAAGATGGACCTGTCCAACCTGAGCAAGGCCGAGCTGATCGGCAACACCGCCGGCACCTACGTCAACCTCCCCACCCGCACCCAGGACAGCTCCGGCCTGCACATCACCCTGCCCAGCCAGCCGTACTCCGCGCTGGCCTACGTGGTCAAGCTCACCTTCACCGGGCCGATGAAGAGCTCTCCCAGCACGACGACCGGCGCCCTGCGCGACGTCAACTCCGGCAGGTGCCTGGACGTCGCCAACGTCTCCCAGACCAACGGCGCCCAGACGCAGATCTGGGACTGCAACGGTGGCGTCAACCAGCAGTGGGCGACCACCGGCGCGAGCGAGCTGCGGGTGTACGGCAACAAGTGCCTGGACGTCAACGGCGGCGGCACGGCCGACGGCACCAGCGTGATCATCTGGGACTGCAACGGCCAGAACAACCAGAAGTGGCGCCTCAACTCCGACGGCACCATCACCGCCGTCGGCGCAAACAAGTGCCTGGACGTCTCGGCGTTTGGCACCGCCAACGGCACCAAGGTGCAGATCTGGTCCTGCACCGGCGCGAACAACCAGAAGTGGACCCGAAGCTGA
- a CDS encoding alpha-L-fucosidase has protein sequence MHPPNRFGSAPRTRALARRTLTALSVLGPVVLAPATAAPASAASVQVAPVAPSDSSATIIAKAADIVPSPRQLAWQRLEQYNFIHFGINTFTGREWGTGTEDPNAFQPSGLNTDQWAAAIKAAGFKGAILTAKHHDGFLLFPSKYSSFGVASSSWQSRQGDVVKSFTDSMHKYGLKAGLYVSPADLHENQPGGKFANGSPSRQVTIPTDSSEIVNGVTFTFNSDDYNTYFENTLYELFTRYGGIDELWLDGANPTGRTQPYNFRDWTTMARRLQPNAVMEGDGGPDVRWVGNENGYARQSEWSVVPTNGDPATAADTALPVPGFNTAADVGGDAVLSQRKSDGTSAWNVLRWSPAECNGTLSARHNWFWQTGETWRSPTELLEIYYGSVGRNCNFLLNISPNRQGLLDQSAIDTLSQFGTTVSQTFATNLAVGAGVANDSGTSSSTGHTPNLAQDGNLDSSWQPTGTTGGLVLTLPSAQTFDVVSVQEDLNIGQRTRSFALDSWNGSSWTQIATDTTIGHKKLIRLASPVSTSRVRLRITGARANPAIAEVGLYRRPGGGTSPASPIKGVGSGRCLDVANVSQTNGTQTQIWDCNGGVNQQWTATGASELRVYGNKCLDVNGAGTADGTSVIIWDCNGQNNQKWRLNSDGTITAVGAGKCLDVNAAGTANGTKVQIWSCTGANNQKWTRS, from the coding sequence ATGCACCCCCCCAACAGGTTCGGATCCGCGCCGAGGACGCGCGCCCTCGCGAGGAGAACGCTGACAGCGCTGTCCGTGCTGGGTCCGGTCGTGCTCGCGCCGGCCACGGCCGCCCCCGCCTCGGCGGCCTCGGTCCAGGTCGCGCCGGTGGCGCCGTCGGACTCGTCGGCCACGATCATCGCCAAGGCCGCGGACATCGTGCCGTCGCCACGCCAACTGGCCTGGCAACGGCTGGAGCAGTACAACTTCATCCACTTCGGCATCAACACCTTCACCGGCAGGGAGTGGGGCACCGGCACCGAGGACCCGAACGCGTTCCAGCCCAGCGGTCTCAACACCGACCAGTGGGCCGCCGCGATAAAGGCCGCCGGGTTCAAGGGGGCGATCCTCACCGCCAAGCACCACGACGGGTTCCTGCTGTTCCCGTCCAAGTACAGCAGCTTCGGCGTCGCGTCCTCCTCCTGGCAGAGCCGCCAGGGTGACGTGGTGAAGAGCTTCACCGACTCCATGCACAAGTACGGGTTGAAGGCCGGCCTGTACGTCTCGCCGGCCGACCTGCACGAGAACCAGCCCGGCGGGAAGTTCGCCAACGGCAGCCCGTCCAGGCAGGTGACGATCCCGACCGACTCCTCCGAGATCGTCAACGGGGTGACGTTCACCTTCAACTCCGACGACTACAACACCTACTTCGAGAACACGCTCTACGAGCTGTTCACCCGCTACGGCGGCATCGACGAACTGTGGTTGGACGGCGCCAACCCGACCGGCCGCACCCAGCCCTACAACTTCAGGGACTGGACCACCATGGCCCGCAGGCTGCAGCCCAACGCCGTCATGGAGGGCGACGGCGGGCCGGACGTGCGCTGGGTCGGCAACGAGAACGGCTACGCGCGCCAGTCGGAGTGGTCGGTCGTGCCGACCAACGGCGATCCCGCCACCGCCGCCGACACCGCGCTGCCGGTGCCGGGGTTCAACACCGCCGCCGACGTGGGCGGCGACGCGGTGCTGTCCCAGCGCAAGTCGGACGGGACCAGTGCGTGGAACGTGCTGCGATGGTCCCCCGCGGAGTGCAACGGGACGCTGTCGGCGCGCCACAACTGGTTCTGGCAGACCGGCGAGACCTGGCGGAGCCCGACCGAACTGCTGGAGATCTACTACGGGTCGGTGGGACGCAACTGCAACTTCCTGCTGAACATCTCCCCCAACCGGCAGGGCCTGCTGGACCAGTCGGCGATCGACACCCTGTCGCAGTTCGGCACCACGGTGTCGCAGACGTTCGCCACCAACCTGGCCGTCGGCGCCGGCGTGGCCAACGACAGCGGGACCTCCAGCAGCACGGGTCACACCCCGAACCTCGCGCAGGACGGCAACCTGGACAGCTCCTGGCAGCCGACCGGCACGACCGGCGGGCTCGTGCTGACCCTGCCGTCGGCGCAGACCTTCGACGTCGTCTCGGTGCAGGAGGACCTGAACATCGGCCAGCGCACCAGGTCGTTCGCGCTCGACTCGTGGAACGGCAGCTCCTGGACCCAGATCGCGACCGACACCACGATCGGGCACAAGAAGCTGATCCGCCTGGCCTCTCCCGTCAGCACCAGCCGGGTGAGGCTGCGGATCACCGGCGCACGGGCCAATCCCGCCATCGCCGAGGTCGGCCTGTATCGCCGCCCCGGCGGCGGCACCTCGCCGGCGAGCCCGATCAAGGGTGTCGGCTCGGGCAGGTGCCTGGACGTCGCCAACGTCTCCCAGACCAACGGCACCCAGACGCAGATCTGGGACTGCAACGGCGGCGTCAATCAGCAGTGGACCGCCACCGGCGCCAGTGAGCTGCGGGTGTACGGCAACAAGTGCCTGGACGTCAACGGTGCCGGCACGGCCGACGGCACCAGCGTGATCATCTGGGACTGCAACGGCCAGAACAACCAGAAGTGGCGCCTCAACTCCGACGGCACCATCACCGCCGTCGGCGCCGGCAAGTGCCTGGACGTCAACGCGGCGGGCACCGCCAACGGCACCAAGGTCCAGATCTGGTCCTGCACCGGCGCGAACAACCAGAAGTGGACCCGAAGCTGA
- a CDS encoding LacI family DNA-binding transcriptional regulator, whose amino-acid sequence MTDNRSGGPAADEQSSTGGGPGSVTIAYIAESAGVSIPTVSKVINGRSGVSAQTRARIEELVNQYGYRKPVGNRSNIVELVFRELESMWAVEIIRGVERVARKNRVGVMVSEFGLHDSVGMSIDDTVGRRPQCVLSVAQLTQAERDQLTAKGIPFVVFDPIDELPDDVPFVGATNWRGGQAATRHLIELGHRRIAMISGPDHPFCRARLAGYLSALAEAELPADPGLVVRTLLTHEHGYAAARDLLSRTDRPSAIFTANDLQALGVYQAAREAGLSIPQDLSVVGFDDLPVVAWVDPPLTTVHQPLNEMAAAATELALALGRGEEITQVGLEIATTLTVRESTAPPKR is encoded by the coding sequence GTGACGGACAACCGATCGGGCGGACCCGCGGCCGACGAGCAGAGCTCGACGGGCGGCGGGCCGGGGTCGGTCACCATCGCCTACATCGCCGAGTCCGCCGGGGTCTCGATCCCCACCGTGTCAAAGGTGATCAACGGGCGCTCGGGGGTGTCGGCCCAGACGCGCGCCCGGATCGAGGAACTCGTCAACCAGTACGGATACCGCAAGCCCGTCGGCAACCGGAGCAACATCGTGGAACTGGTGTTCCGCGAGCTTGAGAGCATGTGGGCCGTGGAGATCATCCGTGGGGTCGAGCGGGTGGCGCGCAAGAACCGCGTCGGAGTCATGGTCTCGGAGTTCGGCCTCCACGACTCGGTGGGCATGTCTATCGACGACACCGTCGGACGCCGCCCTCAGTGCGTCCTGTCGGTGGCGCAGCTGACGCAGGCGGAGCGTGACCAGCTGACCGCGAAGGGCATCCCGTTCGTCGTCTTCGACCCGATCGACGAACTGCCGGACGACGTGCCGTTCGTGGGTGCCACCAACTGGAGAGGCGGCCAGGCGGCGACGCGGCACCTGATCGAGCTGGGGCACCGCCGGATCGCCATGATCAGTGGCCCGGATCACCCGTTCTGCCGTGCCCGGCTGGCCGGCTACCTCTCCGCGCTGGCCGAGGCCGAACTGCCCGCCGATCCCGGCCTCGTGGTCCGCACCCTGCTCACCCACGAGCACGGCTACGCCGCGGCGCGCGACCTGCTCTCCCGGACCGACCGGCCGAGCGCGATCTTCACCGCGAACGACCTGCAGGCGCTCGGCGTCTACCAGGCGGCCCGCGAGGCGGGGCTGTCCATCCCCCAGGACCTGAGCGTGGTGGGTTTCGACGACCTGCCGGTCGTGGCCTGGGTCGACCCGCCGCTGACCACCGTTCACCAGCCGTTGAACGAGATGGCGGCCGCGGCGACCGAGCTGGCGCTGGCCCTCGGGCGCGGCGAGGAGATCACCCAGGTCGGCCTGGAGATCGCGACCACCCTCACCGTCCGCGAGAGCACAGCGCCCCCGAAGCGCTGA
- a CDS encoding carbohydrate ABC transporter permease gives MFTVGGGTGAATAPRARARRPPWQERPTVAGRSAKGLSLGGVLAVMLVPLWIVVVTSLSTPGAVNRAGGLVIWPDGLSFQAYREMLTDPTVRTALVVSLGITVAGTALSMVVSVLCAYGLSRPGSPGHRLILALLIVTMFVSGGLIPTFLVVTGLGGYGRWWALVLPGAVSVFNILVLRSFYTKASAELVDAARMDGAGDWRILWSVVLPASRAVTAVIALFYAVGYWNSFFTVMLYLPTDSEKWPLQYVLLTYVNRGAGMPGSVNAGFGMAYARTAPLSTQMAVVVLTLVPLLVVYPFVQRHFRTGVLTGAVKG, from the coding sequence GTGTTCACCGTTGGAGGCGGCACGGGCGCCGCGACGGCGCCCCGGGCGCGAGCGCGGCGCCCGCCCTGGCAGGAGCGGCCGACCGTCGCGGGCCGGTCCGCCAAGGGCCTCTCCCTCGGCGGGGTGCTGGCGGTCATGCTGGTCCCGCTGTGGATCGTCGTGGTGACCAGCCTGTCCACTCCCGGCGCCGTGAACCGGGCCGGCGGCCTCGTGATCTGGCCGGACGGCCTCTCCTTCCAGGCGTACCGGGAGATGCTGACCGACCCGACCGTACGCACCGCCCTGGTGGTCAGCCTCGGCATCACGGTCGCCGGCACGGCGCTGTCCATGGTCGTCTCGGTCCTGTGCGCGTACGGACTGTCGCGGCCCGGTTCGCCCGGGCACCGCCTCATCCTGGCGCTGCTGATCGTCACGATGTTCGTCAGCGGCGGGCTGATCCCCACCTTCCTGGTGGTTACCGGGCTGGGCGGCTACGGGCGGTGGTGGGCGTTGGTCCTCCCGGGCGCGGTCTCGGTCTTCAACATCCTGGTGCTCCGCTCCTTCTACACGAAGGCCTCCGCCGAACTGGTCGACGCGGCGCGGATGGACGGCGCGGGCGACTGGCGGATCCTCTGGTCGGTGGTCCTGCCGGCCTCGCGCGCGGTGACCGCGGTGATCGCCCTCTTCTACGCCGTCGGCTACTGGAACTCCTTCTTCACCGTCATGCTCTACCTGCCGACCGACAGCGAGAAGTGGCCGCTGCAGTACGTGCTGCTCACCTATGTCAACCGCGGGGCCGGGATGCCGGGATCGGTCAACGCGGGCTTCGGCATGGCGTACGCGCGGACCGCTCCCCTGTCGACGCAGATGGCGGTGGTGGTGCTGACTCTGGTGCCGCTCCTGGTCGTCTACCCGTTCGTCCAGAGGCACTTCCGCACGGGGGTTCTCACAGGCGCCGTCAAGGGGTGA